A genomic segment from Treponema sp. Marseille-Q3903 encodes:
- the rsfS gene encoding ribosome silencing factor has translation MKTTEENAIKIAKLMEDGKGENVVLLDVSELNSWTDYFVIVTVNSSAHWQGLYKDIKDFIKDTDLEIHLTNKKRPDGNDWNLIDLGPIVIHLMSETAREFYDLEKLWHAGRVIEFNQRSKNPESV, from the coding sequence ATGAAAACAACAGAAGAAAACGCAATTAAAATTGCAAAATTGATGGAAGATGGAAAAGGTGAGAATGTCGTCCTTCTTGATGTAAGTGAATTAAACAGCTGGACAGATTATTTTGTAATCGTCACAGTAAACAGTTCTGCTCACTGGCAGGGGTTATACAAAGACATAAAGGATTTTATAAAAGATACTGACCTTGAGATTCACCTTACAAACAAAAAAAGACCTGATGGAAACGACTGGAACCTCATAGATTTAGGACCGATTGTTATCCATCTGATGTCAGAAACTGCGCGCGAGTTCTATGATTTGGAAAAACTGTGGCATGCAGGAAGAGTTATAGAATTCAATCAACGATCAAAAAATCCCGAAAGTGTATAG